One Amblyomma americanum isolate KBUSLIRL-KWMA chromosome 8, ASM5285725v1, whole genome shotgun sequence DNA window includes the following coding sequences:
- the LOC144101957 gene encoding uncharacterized protein LOC144101957 isoform X1 → MNYVIRVFSILSWWMKPQNLTSECRNLMCLQGSSLKQSSMLSWNASSHIILDGPPLRSFSGGFPQRSELWRQVRLYQDWLSATCYDRYPPWLAESKMRHIKRTTAHLTELWWSSYLRYAIRGPESTKRNLQASGNLTVLGGVELPQNIHGLLDKGPKYGLPPSVPVQDLAALNRRIAKKAPTEQRERCLLEGSYLLVLLLHTSHG, encoded by the exons ATGAACTATGTCATCCGGGTGTTTTCTATTCTATCATGGTGGATGAAACCCCAAAACCTGACCAGCGAGTGCCGCAACCTGATGTGCTTGCAAGGTTCTTCTCTGAAGCAGAGCAGCATGTTGTCGTGGAACGCGTCTAGTCATATAATATTGGACGGGCCACCGCTGAGATCATTCTCCG GAGGGTTTCCGCAACGCTCGGAGCTCTGGCGTCAGGTCCGGTTGTACCAGGACTGGCTGTCGGCAACGTGCTATGACCGGTATCCACCTTGGCTGGCGGAATCCAAGATGCGCCATATCAAACGGACCACGGCTCATCTGACTGAGCTCTGGTGGAGCTCCTACCTAAGGTACGCCATTCGAGGTCCTGAGTCTACAAAGAGGAACTTACAAGCCAGTGGAAACCTCACGGTGTTAGGTGGGGTAGAACTGCCCCAGAACATACACGGTCTACTCGACAAAGGACCCAAGTACGGGCTTCCACCTTCTGTACCTGTTCAAGACCTGGCAGCACTCAACCGCCGTATAGCAAAAAAAGCGCCGACCGAGCAACGGGAGAGATGCTTACTCGAAG